A genomic stretch from Cellulomonas sp. KRMCY2 includes:
- a CDS encoding glucoamylase family protein, with translation MTRPRRSRMTALAVAALACTALIAPSAPAVAGRGGGGGHHDDRATLLKYATDTWASFDAMVDPATGLPADNVSGDLDPASRSGYTSPTNIGAYLWSTVVARDLGIITRRDARDRMTQTLGTVAALERHEDSGMFYNWYDEGTGAKLTTWPTDGSTVYPFLSSVDNAWLATALVLVGNAEPRLRDEAEAIRSTMDFGFYYDPQVRQLRGGFWDQQPADGAAVLDNYRDRGPDVWYTGHHYGTLNTEPRMASYLGIAWGQIPPEHYFAMFRTFPDACDWSWPEQRPVGQWEEYLGVPVFEGAYRYRDMQIVPTWGGSMFEALMVDLFVPEAEWGPRSWGVNHPLTVRAQIEHGMDEAGYGYWGFSPASNPDGGYREYGVDAIGMEPNGYTSDQERTVVDPGWDDPACTRAPSTPAAYGEGVVTPHASFLALPYAHDDALANLDKMDTELGAYGPGGFYDSVEVSSGTVAERYLSLDQGMVMAAIGNELRHDAVQRYVIRGPIQQVIKPLLGIEEFNAAG, from the coding sequence ATGACCAGACCCCGGCGTTCCCGCATGACGGCACTGGCCGTCGCTGCGCTGGCCTGCACCGCACTCATCGCCCCGTCGGCCCCGGCCGTCGCCGGACGTGGAGGCGGAGGCGGGCACCATGACGACCGCGCGACGCTCCTCAAGTACGCCACGGACACCTGGGCCTCGTTCGACGCCATGGTGGATCCCGCCACCGGGCTGCCCGCCGACAACGTCTCGGGCGACCTCGACCCGGCGAGCCGGAGCGGCTACACCTCGCCCACCAACATCGGCGCCTACCTGTGGAGCACCGTCGTCGCCCGCGACCTCGGCATCATCACGCGCAGGGACGCGCGCGACCGCATGACGCAGACCCTCGGGACCGTCGCCGCCCTCGAGCGGCACGAGGACTCCGGGATGTTCTACAACTGGTACGACGAGGGGACAGGCGCCAAGCTCACCACCTGGCCCACCGACGGGAGCACCGTCTACCCGTTCCTGTCCAGCGTCGACAACGCGTGGCTGGCGACCGCCCTCGTGCTCGTGGGCAACGCCGAGCCCCGGCTCCGCGACGAGGCCGAGGCCATCCGCTCGACCATGGACTTCGGCTTCTACTACGACCCGCAGGTGCGCCAGCTGCGTGGCGGGTTCTGGGACCAGCAGCCCGCCGACGGGGCGGCCGTGCTCGACAACTATCGGGATCGCGGACCGGACGTCTGGTACACCGGCCACCACTACGGGACCCTGAACACCGAGCCCCGGATGGCCAGCTACCTCGGCATCGCGTGGGGGCAGATCCCGCCCGAGCACTACTTCGCGATGTTCCGGACCTTCCCGGACGCCTGCGACTGGAGCTGGCCCGAGCAGCGGCCGGTCGGCCAGTGGGAGGAGTACCTCGGGGTGCCCGTGTTCGAGGGCGCCTACCGCTACCGCGACATGCAGATCGTGCCGACCTGGGGCGGCAGCATGTTCGAGGCGCTGATGGTGGACCTCTTCGTCCCGGAGGCCGAGTGGGGCCCGCGCAGCTGGGGCGTCAACCACCCGCTGACGGTCCGGGCCCAGATCGAGCACGGCATGGATGAGGCCGGCTACGGCTACTGGGGCTTCTCCCCGGCGAGCAACCCGGACGGCGGCTACCGCGAGTACGGCGTCGACGCGATCGGGATGGAGCCCAACGGCTACACCTCCGACCAGGAGCGCACCGTCGTCGACCCGGGCTGGGACGACCCGGCGTGCACCCGTGCGCCGAGCACGCCCGCTGCCTACGGGGAAGGCGTCGTCACGCCGCACGCCTCCTTCCTCGCCCTGCCGTACGCGCACGACGACGCGCTCGCCAACCTGGACAAGATGGACACCGAGCTCGGCGCGTACGGACCGGGTGGCTTCTACGACTCGGTCGAGGTCAGCAGCGGCACGGTCGCGGAGCGGTACCTGTCCCTCGACCAGGGCATGGTGATGGCGGCCATCGGCAACGAGCTGCGCCACGACGCGGTCCAGCGGTACGTCATCCGCGGCCCGATCCAGCAGGTGATCAAGCCGCTGCTGGGCATCGAGGAGTTCAACGCCGCCGGGTGA
- a CDS encoding PKD domain-containing protein has translation MVRHIARIVTAGAAASALVLTGLAAGAPVPQAVAGEATLRFTAAGDYASNPNARAVLGTIGQIDPDLNLALGDLSYAATGTEQAWCDLVTGYVGAGSAFELVAGNHESDGINGNINDFSACLPNQLPGLVGTYGRQWYVDVPATDPLVRFVMVSPGLDFPDGTYQYTAGSSRYTWTAAAIDGARAAAIPWVVVGMHKPCLSIGQYGCDSGADLLNLLVAKKVDLVLSGHEHLYQRTKQLAQGAGCAALVPGVADPDCIADADTELAKGAGTVFATVGTGGIDQRPVFPADPDAPYFAAASGLDTATWGVLDVQVTATSLSAEFVRASGGTFTDAFTIGAGGPPQNIPPSAALTTSCTQLDCAVDASGSSDPDGTIASYGWDFGDGTTGSGVTATHQYATGGTYTVTLTVIDDDGASASTTRTVTPTASGPVPFAADTFSRTVATGLGTAETGGAWRATGSASNYAVTDGKGIIRLPTPGSGPDVSLPAVSSSATDLTFALTIDKVPTGGGLYLWVGGRRVAGVGEYRANVRLRADGSVALALARKTGSTETTLVPSAVLAGLTYGPGDTIRVRMQVSGTNPTTLRARVWKAGQPEPSTWQASTTDATAAFQVAGSIGINSYLSTSATNTPITLRLDDLLAVPPAGP, from the coding sequence ATGGTTCGGCACATCGCACGCATCGTGACCGCAGGAGCCGCCGCCAGTGCGCTGGTCCTGACGGGGCTCGCGGCAGGAGCCCCGGTCCCGCAGGCGGTCGCCGGGGAGGCGACGCTCCGCTTCACCGCGGCGGGCGACTACGCCAGCAACCCGAACGCCAGAGCCGTGCTCGGCACCATCGGCCAGATCGACCCCGACCTCAACCTCGCGCTCGGTGACCTCTCGTACGCCGCGACCGGCACCGAGCAGGCCTGGTGCGACCTCGTCACCGGGTACGTGGGAGCCGGCTCCGCGTTCGAGCTGGTGGCGGGGAACCACGAGTCGGACGGGATCAACGGCAACATCAACGACTTCTCGGCCTGCCTGCCGAACCAGCTCCCCGGACTCGTGGGGACCTACGGCCGGCAGTGGTACGTCGACGTTCCGGCAACCGATCCGCTGGTGCGCTTCGTCATGGTCTCGCCGGGCCTGGACTTCCCGGACGGGACCTACCAGTACACCGCCGGGAGCTCGCGGTACACCTGGACGGCTGCAGCGATCGACGGTGCGCGGGCCGCGGCCATCCCGTGGGTCGTTGTCGGGATGCACAAGCCGTGCCTGTCGATCGGGCAGTACGGGTGCGACTCGGGTGCCGACCTGCTCAACCTCCTCGTGGCCAAGAAGGTCGACCTGGTGCTGAGCGGTCACGAGCACCTGTACCAGCGGACCAAGCAGCTTGCACAGGGCGCCGGGTGCGCCGCGCTGGTGCCTGGAGTCGCGGACCCGGACTGCATAGCCGACGCCGACACCGAGCTGGCCAAGGGTGCCGGCACGGTCTTCGCCACCGTAGGGACGGGGGGTATCGACCAGCGCCCGGTCTTCCCCGCGGACCCCGACGCGCCGTACTTCGCGGCGGCTTCAGGACTGGACACGGCCACCTGGGGGGTGCTGGACGTGCAGGTCACGGCGACCTCGCTGTCGGCCGAATTCGTTCGTGCATCCGGTGGGACCTTCACCGACGCCTTCACGATCGGTGCCGGCGGACCACCCCAGAACATCCCGCCCTCGGCGGCTCTCACAACGTCGTGCACCCAGCTCGACTGCGCCGTCGACGCGTCCGGGTCGAGCGATCCGGACGGCACGATCGCGTCCTACGGCTGGGACTTCGGTGACGGCACCACCGGTTCCGGCGTCACGGCGACGCACCAGTACGCGACCGGCGGCACCTACACCGTGACTCTCACCGTGATCGACGACGACGGCGCCTCGGCCAGCACCACGCGCACCGTGACGCCCACCGCGTCGGGCCCGGTGCCCTTCGCCGCCGACACGTTCAGCCGCACCGTGGCCACGGGACTGGGCACCGCCGAGACCGGTGGCGCCTGGCGCGCCACGGGCAGCGCCTCCAACTACGCCGTCACGGACGGCAAGGGGATCATCCGGCTGCCGACCCCGGGCTCCGGGCCGGACGTCTCGCTGCCGGCGGTCTCGTCGTCCGCCACGGACCTGACCTTCGCCCTGACCATCGACAAGGTCCCCACCGGCGGCGGCCTCTATCTGTGGGTGGGCGGCCGCCGCGTGGCCGGAGTGGGCGAGTACCGGGCCAACGTCCGGCTGCGGGCCGACGGCTCGGTCGCCCTCGCGCTTGCGCGCAAGACCGGCAGCACCGAGACGACACTGGTCCCGAGCGCCGTCCTGGCCGGGCTGACGTACGGCCCCGGGGATACGATCCGCGTCCGGATGCAGGTCAGCGGGACGAACCCGACGACGCTCCGCGCCCGGGTGTGGAAGGCCGGTCAGCCCGAGCCGAGCACCTGGCAGGCATCGACGACCGATGCGACCGCGGCGTTCCAGGTGGCCGGCTCGATCGGGATCAACAGCTACCTGTCGACCTCGGCGACGAACACGCCGATCACCCTGCGGCTGGACGATCTCCTCGCGGTGCCGCCGGCCGGCCCCTGA